The Intestinibaculum porci DNA window CGGTAATACGTAGGTGGCGAGCGTTATCCGGAATCATTGGGCGTAAAGAGGGAGCAGGCGGTGATACAGGTCTGGAGGTGAAAGCCCGAAGCTAAACTTCGGGAAGCCCCGGAAACCGGATCACTGGAGTGCGGAAGAGGATCGTGGAATTCCATGTGTAGCGGTGAAATGCGTAGATATATGGAGGAACACCAGTGGCGAAGGCGACGGTCTGGTCCGCAACTGACGCTCAGTCCCGAAAGCGTGGGGAGCAAATAGGATTAGATACCCTAGTAGTCCACGCCGTAAACGATCGATACTAAGTGTCGGGAGTCAGATCCCGGTGCTGCAGTCAACGCAATAAGTATCGCGCCTGAGTAGTACGTTCGCAAGAATGAAACTCAAAGGAATTGACGGGGGCCCGCACAAGCGGTGGAGCATGTGGTTTAATTCGAAGCAACGCGAAGAACCTTACCAGGTCTTGACATCGATCTAAAAGGGAGAGAGATCTCCTCATAGCTATAGAGAAGACAGGTGGTGCATGGTTGTCGTCAGCTCGTGTCGTGAGATGTTGGGTTAAGTCCCGCAACGAGCGCAACCCCTGTCGCCAGTTGCCAGCATTGAGTTGGGGACTCTGGCGAGACTGCCTCTGCAAGGAGGAGGAAGGCGGGGATGACGTCAAATCATCATGCCCCTTATGACCTGGGCCACACACGTGCTACAATGGACGGAGCAGAGGGAAGCGAGACCGCGAGGTTGAGCAGAGCCCAGAAACCCGTTCTCAGTTCGGACTGCAGTCTGCAACTCGACTGCACGAAGCTGGAATCGCTAGTAATCGCGGATCAGCATGCCGCGGTGAATACGTTCTCGGGCCTTGTACACACCGCCCGTCACACCATGAGAGTCAGCAACACCCGAAGCCGGTGGCTCAACCGCAAGGAGAGAGCTGTCTAAGGTGGGGCCGATGATTGGGGTGAAGTCGTAACAAGGTATCCCTACGGGAACGTGGGGATGGATCACCTCCTTTCTAGGGAGAAATGCGTGTTTCTTTTCGGTTTTCTCTGCTTTGCAGAGAAGGAAGACCCTTGAAAACCGCATACAATCAAAAGCAAAGAGAAGACTTATTAATTCAAATTAGTAAGACTTCCTGCAAACACTATATAAGGATAAGATCAGAGAAACATCAAAGGTCTAGAATCTGGTATAGTGGGCAAAAGCTAAGATAAACAAGAGAAACAGTTAGATCAAGAATAACAGTCAGTAAACTCAAGCTTATTCATATCAACTTTCAGGTCAAGAAAGAAAGGGCGTATGGCGGAAGCCTGGGCACACAGAGGCGAAGAAGGACGGAGCAAACACCGAAATGCATCGGGGAGCCGTAAGCAGGCGAAGATCCGGTGATGTCCGAATGGGGAAACCCGCATGAGCAAGACTCATGCATCCTTCAGCGAATACATAGCTGGAGAGAGGCGAGACGCAGGGAACTGAAACATCTAAGTACCTGCAGGAAAAGAAATCAAACGAGATTCCGTAAGTAGCGGCGAGCGAAAGCGGAGGAGCCCAAACCATCATATGATGGGGTAGTAGGACCCGCACAAAGCGAAGGCCTTGGCAGCCGAATGTCATGGGAAGGACATCCAGAGAGGGTGAGAGACCCGTAGGCGAAACCGAGGTTTAGCGAGCGGAGATCCTGAGTACGGCGGGACACGAGAAATCCTGTCGGAAGCATCGGGGACCATCCCGAAAGGCTAAAGACTCCTGTGTGACCGATAGCGAACCAGTACCGTGAGGGAAAGGTGAAAAGAACCCCGGGAGGGGAGTGAAAGAGAACCAGAAACCATATGCCTACAAGAAGTCAGAGCCCGTCAAAGGGTGATGGCGTGCCTTTTGTAGAATGAGCCGGCGAGTTGCTTTTCCAGGCGAGGCTAAGCAGGATATGCGGAGCCGAAGCGAAAGCGAGTCTTAATAGGGCGAGAGTCTGGAGGAGCAGACCCGAAACCGGGTGATCTAGCCATGGACAGGTTGAAGTCGGGGTGAGACCCGATGGAGGACCGAACCGACCCCCGTTGAAACGTTGGCGGATGATCTGTGGCTAGGGGTGAAATTCCAAACGAACCCGGAGATAGCTGGTTCTCCCCGAAATAGCTTTAGGGCTAGCGTCGCGAGACGGCATGCGAAGGTAGAGCACTGAATATGCGATGGCCTCATCCCGAGGTACTGAGCATAATCAAACTCCGAATGTCGCACGTCCAGTCGCGGCAGTCAGTCTGCGGGTGATAAGGTCCGCGGACAAGAGGGAAACAGCCCAGACCATCAGCTAAGGTCCCAAAGTGCATGCCAAGTGGAAAAGGAAGTGGGGACGTGGAGACAACTAGGAGGTTGGCTCAGAAGCAGCCATCCTTCAAAGAGTGCGTAACAGCTCACTAGTCGAATGACCCTGCGCCGATAATTTACCGGGGCTAAGCATGACACCGAAGCTATGGATATGAAAATATGGTAGGGGAGCGTTCCATCCGGCGGAGAAGCGGGACCGAAAGGGCCCGAGGAGCGGATGGAAGAGAGAATGCCGGCGTGAGTAGCGAGATGCGGGTGAGAATCCCGCACACCGATGGCCCAAGGTCTCCAGAGGAAGGTTCGTCCGCTCTGGGAGAGTCGGGACCTAAGGAGAGGCCGAAAGGCGTATCCGATGGAAGACAGGCGGAGATTCCTGTACCCTTCAGGGAGCGATGGAGTGACGGAGAAGGCTAGCGCAACCGGCGGACGGAAGAGCCGGGGCAAGCGAGGTAGCCGTGATGCAGTGAAATGCGCATCACAGAAGGCGAAGGCGTGACGCATACGGAAAGCTGCGGCAAGTACGGAAAAGCGTGAAGCAGACTTCCAGGAAAAGCTTCTAGCACAAATTTCTGAAGGCCCGTACCGAAAATGGACACACATGGGCAGGGAGAGAATCCCAAGGTGAGCGAGAGAACTGCAGCTAAGGAACTCTGCAAAATGACCCCGTAACTTAGGGAGAAGGGGTGCTCTTCGGAGCCGCAGAAAAATGGCCCAAGCGACTGTTTACCAAAAACACAGCTCTCTGCGAAGGCGCAAGCCGAAGTATAGGGGGTGACGCCTGCCCGGTGCTGGAAGGTCAAGAGGAGTGGTCAGCGCAAGCGAAGCCATGATACGAAGCCCCAGTAAACGGCGGCCGTAACTATAACGGTCCTAAGGTAGCGAAATTCCTTGTCAGGTAAGTTCTGACCCGCACGAAAGGCGTAACGATTTGGGCGCTGTCTCGGCTGCAGACTCGGTGAAGTCTTAGTACCTGTGAAGATGCAGGTTGCCCGCGACTAGACGGAAAGACCCCATGGAGCTTCACTGCAGGCCGACATTGGGCCTGGGTGCATGACGTACAGGATAGGTGGGAGGCTGCGAGACGGGTTCGCCAGGATCCGAGGAGCCGCTGTTGGGATACCACCCCTCGTGCACTTAGGTTCTAACCGGGACGCGTAAGCCGCGTACGGGACAGTGTCAGCCGGGCAGTTTGACTGGGGCGGTCGCCTCCCAAAGAGTAACGGAGGCGCCCAAAGATACCCTCAGCGTGGATGGAAACCACGCATCGAGCGCAAAGGCATAAGGGTGTCTGACTGCGAGACAAACAGGTCGAGCAGGGACGAAAGTCGGGCTTAGTGATCCGGCGGTACCGCATGGAAGGGCCGTCGCTCAACGGATAAAAGCTACCCTGGGGATAACAGGCTGATCTCCCCCAAGAGTTCACATCGACGGGGAGGTTTGGCACCTCGATGTCGGCTCATCGCATCCTGGAGCTGAAGTCGGTTCCAAGGGTTGGGCTGTTCGCCCATTAAAGCGGTACGCGAGCTGGGTTCAGAACGTCGTGAGACAGTTCGGTCCCTATCTGTCGTGGGCGCAGGAGGTCTGAGGAGAGCTGCCCTCAGTACGAGAGGACCGGGGTGGACGGACCGATGGTGGACCAGTTGTCACGCCAGTGGCACAGCTGGGTAGCCAAGTCCGGAAGGGATAAGCGCTGAAGGCATCTAAGCGTGAAGCCCCCTCCAAGATGAGACCTCCCGTTGCTTAGCAAGTAAGGCCCCTTAAAGACGATAAGGTTGATAGACCGGGAGTGAAAGCATGGCGACATGTTCAGCGGACCGGCACTAATAGGCCGAGGACTTGACCAGAGAAGAGATTGTGTGCGGTTTTCAGGGGAGATCCTGAGATCCGGTAGCGATGGCGTGATGGAGACACCCGTACCCATGCCGAACACGGAAGTTAAGCATCACAGCGTCGACGATAGTCAGAAATGGCGACAATAGAACGCTGCCGGTCGATAGCACCTCAGATGAGGTGCTTTTGTTTTGCGTGAGATTTATGTCTCACGCTTTTTATATTGTGTTCATAATTATTGAGTAAGATATTTTTAATCCATGAGATTCACATATTGTCATGTTATGATTTTAAAGAGGTGGTTTTATGGCATCAATATATGATCCTTATTATGATGATTTAGTTAAGATTCAACAAAAGGTTCTTGATGATATAGAAGATATTAAACAGGATATTATGCAAAAGAAAGGTATGAATCCGATCGAACATTGCTTATCACGAATTAAGGATGAAGCAAGCATGAAAGAAAAATGTCTCAGAAAGCATCTGCCCATTAATAGTGATTCTGCTTTACATAAGATTCAGGATGCCATTGGTGTGCGCATTGTCTGTGCTTTCCTTGATGACGTTTATGATATTAGAGATGCTTTACTGCATGAAAAGCATTACGATATTATTCGCGAAAAAGACTATATCAAAAATGTCAAACCATCAGGCTATCGCTCTTTACATTTAATTGTCAAAGTTGATGGTTACTTTGTGGAATTTCAGCTGAGAACTATTTCTCAGGATACTTGGGCTGCTTTAGAGCATCATATGCGCTATAAAAAGGATATTAAAGGCGACATAAAGCTTATAGAAAGTGAACTGAAACGCTGCGCGGACGAGCTTGCGGCCACAGATATCTCTATGCAGACAATTAGAAATATGATCATTGAAGAAGGTGAATAATATGAGATTACTCTTAGCAGAGGATACACAAGATTTAAATAAAGCGATTGCGACGGTATTAAGACATTATAACTATGAAGTGGACTGTGCCTTTGATGGTGAAGAAGCTTTAACATATTTAAACCGCCAGCATTATGAGGCGGTGATCTTAGATATCATGATGCCGAAAAAAGATGGTATTGCAGTTTTGCAGGATATGCGATCTAACGATGATATGACACCAGTGTTATTATTAACCGCAAAAGCAGAAGTGGATGATCGTGTCACTGGCTTAGATGCGGGGGCCGACGATTATTTGGTTAAACCTTTTGCAATGAAAGAGCTGCTTGCGCGCATTCGCTCACTTACCAGACGTAATGATGATTATGATCGTCGTGATGTCAGTGTTGGCAATGTCACTTTAAATGTGGAGAATGAAGAATTATCATCGCTTAATTCCATTCGTTTATCACACAAGGAATGTGAGCTCTTTAAAGAACTAGCGCTTCATAAGAATCCTTTAGATACCAAGTATCTGTTTGAAAAGATCTGGAAGGGCGAAGAGGTGAGTGAAGATACCATTTGGCTTTATATCTCTTATTTGAAAGGAAAACTGCAGTCGATCAATGCGAATATTACCATTGCGGGAGAGCGTGGCGGCAGTTTTCAGCTTGTGAACAATGAGCAAGAATGCGATTAATAAATTACGCCTGAAATTTATTGGTATCTTCATGGGCGTCCTTATTGCGATCATTGGTTTATTCTCTGTATCTATTCATATTATTAACCAGTATAATCGCAATCGCGTGATCAATGCGGCTTTAAGCTATATCGTAGATCAGAACGGAGAAATCAATAAAAACCCGAAAGCTGGTTCTTTTGATGATTTCTCAACGGAATTCCATTATTCAGCCCGCTACTTCTCTGTCACTTACAATAAAGATGGCTCGATTGCTCGTTCCACCACCAGCCATATTGCGGCCGTTTCTCGCAGCCAGGCTTATAATCTTGCCAGAAAAGCTTTACGCAGCGGTGATGAGACAGGGCACGATGGCGTTTATTATTATAAAGTTGCAAAAGTCGGCAAAAATCAGACTTTGGTTGTTTTTCTTGATTGTACGACGCAAATTGAATCAAGCAAAAACCTTACAATAACTATTATTATGGTCACTTTACCAGGTATTTTATTGGTCTTTGTTTGCGCTCTCGCTATTTCGAAGCGAGCGGTTCGACCAGAAATCGAAAATGCGGAAAGACAGAATCTATTCATTACGAATGCTTCCCATGAATTGAAAACACCGTTAGCGGTTATTCGCGCGAACATGGAAGTCGAAGAGATGATTAACGGTGAAGATGAGTGGACGAAATCGACGATGAATCAGGTGGAGCGCATGAATGGTCTCATCCAGAATTTAGTGATGATCGCCAAAGCGCAGGAACAGGAAAATCGGGAAGGAGACGCAATAATTAATGTCTCGACATTAATTAATGAGTCCATCGATCCTTTTATGTCCCTTGTGCAAAGTGAAAACAAACAAATCATCAGGACAATTCAAAGTGATGTGATGATGAAAGGTGATGCCTCAAAAGTGCGGCAGCTTTGTTCCTTGTTAGTTGATAATGCCGTAAAGTATTGTGATGATCAGGGCACGATCACGGTTGCCTTAAGTGCGTTAAAGAAAGATAAAGTGATTCGATTGGACGTTTCAAATACCTATGCAGATGGCAAGAATGTCGATTACACCAAATTCTTTGACCGCTTCTATCGCGCTGATCAATCGCATAACATTGATCGTGGCGGTTATGGTATTGGTTTATCGATTGCAGAAAGTATTGTTCGTCTTTATGGCGGCAGTATTCATGCCTCATGGAAAGAAGGCATCATTACCTTTACCTGCATGATGAAGAGTAAGATTTAAGGCTTACTCTTTTTTACTATATTGTCGACGTATTTAAGCGCCATTGTGACGTTTTATAAAAGGATAAAAATGACCTGACATGTAAAAATGAGCGATTATGCGCAATAAAATGCCTGTAT harbors:
- a CDS encoding GTP pyrophosphokinase, which produces MASIYDPYYDDLVKIQQKVLDDIEDIKQDIMQKKGMNPIEHCLSRIKDEASMKEKCLRKHLPINSDSALHKIQDAIGVRIVCAFLDDVYDIRDALLHEKHYDIIREKDYIKNVKPSGYRSLHLIVKVDGYFVEFQLRTISQDTWAALEHHMRYKKDIKGDIKLIESELKRCADELAATDISMQTIRNMIIEEGE
- a CDS encoding response regulator transcription factor, with the protein product MRLLLAEDTQDLNKAIATVLRHYNYEVDCAFDGEEALTYLNRQHYEAVILDIMMPKKDGIAVLQDMRSNDDMTPVLLLTAKAEVDDRVTGLDAGADDYLVKPFAMKELLARIRSLTRRNDDYDRRDVSVGNVTLNVENEELSSLNSIRLSHKECELFKELALHKNPLDTKYLFEKIWKGEEVSEDTIWLYISYLKGKLQSINANITIAGERGGSFQLVNNEQECD
- a CDS encoding sensor histidine kinase, producing the protein MSKNAINKLRLKFIGIFMGVLIAIIGLFSVSIHIINQYNRNRVINAALSYIVDQNGEINKNPKAGSFDDFSTEFHYSARYFSVTYNKDGSIARSTTSHIAAVSRSQAYNLARKALRSGDETGHDGVYYYKVAKVGKNQTLVVFLDCTTQIESSKNLTITIIMVTLPGILLVFVCALAISKRAVRPEIENAERQNLFITNASHELKTPLAVIRANMEVEEMINGEDEWTKSTMNQVERMNGLIQNLVMIAKAQEQENREGDAIINVSTLINESIDPFMSLVQSENKQIIRTIQSDVMMKGDASKVRQLCSLLVDNAVKYCDDQGTITVALSALKKDKVIRLDVSNTYADGKNVDYTKFFDRFYRADQSHNIDRGGYGIGLSIAESIVRLYGGSIHASWKEGIITFTCMMKSKI